A region of Nostoc sp. 'Peltigera membranacea cyanobiont' N6 DNA encodes the following proteins:
- a CDS encoding TniB family NTP-binding protein, with amino-acid sequence MEARLIWLGCEHWITFIKIISMPKMPKSLSNMTLSEKLSIANNIYVAYPRFKEILSAIEDCHNFSNLKDEPECLFLKGETGAGKTTIFKSYAQKYPRIETDSGTIVKLLSVTIPSPATVKSVVSKLLWELGDPAYEKGTISNQTIRLIGLMKDCGVSLVFLDEFQHFIDRDSAKVLRTVSDWLKNLILDTKVPMVLIGLPEAEAVFKFNPQLSRRFANRHNLSPFSWTEDCGKEFRTFLHAIESQLPLELESNLASEEMAFRFYYASDGIIAYVMKLVRYGTYLTLTEGLNKLDYPVLARAFEKYVRADKPYKKNPFLNDDCLVNLENKISLNESLVNIGSTNQRIKTKKRNQKASDVLHK; translated from the coding sequence ATGGAAGCCAGACTTATCTGGTTGGGATGTGAGCATTGGATTACCTTCATAAAAATTATTAGTATGCCAAAAATGCCAAAATCTTTGTCAAACATGACTTTATCAGAAAAGCTATCCATAGCTAATAATATTTATGTTGCCTATCCTCGATTTAAAGAAATCTTATCTGCAATAGAGGATTGCCATAATTTTTCTAATCTCAAAGATGAGCCTGAATGCTTATTCTTAAAGGGGGAAACTGGAGCAGGTAAAACTACTATTTTTAAAAGCTATGCTCAAAAATATCCCAGAATTGAAACAGATTCAGGTACTATTGTAAAATTATTGTCTGTAACCATTCCATCTCCAGCAACCGTCAAAAGTGTTGTGAGTAAGCTGTTATGGGAATTGGGAGATCCTGCTTATGAAAAAGGCACCATCAGCAATCAAACAATCCGACTAATTGGATTGATGAAAGATTGTGGAGTTTCTTTAGTTTTTTTAGACGAGTTTCAACACTTTATTGATAGGGATTCAGCCAAGGTTCTCAGAACAGTATCAGATTGGCTGAAAAATTTAATACTCGACACAAAGGTACCGATGGTACTTATTGGATTACCTGAAGCTGAAGCAGTTTTTAAATTTAATCCTCAATTAAGCCGAAGATTTGCTAATAGACATAATCTTAGTCCTTTTTCTTGGACAGAGGATTGCGGAAAAGAATTTCGGACTTTTTTACACGCAATAGAATCGCAGCTTCCCCTTGAATTAGAATCAAATTTAGCTAGTGAGGAGATGGCTTTTCGTTTTTACTATGCTTCTGATGGAATTATAGCTTACGTAATGAAGCTAGTTCGTTATGGAACTTACTTGACATTAACAGAAGGTTTAAACAAACTTGATTACCCGGTTCTGGCTAGGGCTTTTGAAAAATATGTAAGAGCTGATAAGCCTTACAAGAAAAACCCTTTCCTTAACGATGATTGTTTAGTAAATCTAGAAAATAAAATATCTTTAAACGAATCTCTGGTTAATATAGGAAGTACTAACCAAAGAATTAAAACTAAAAAGAGAAATCAAAAGGCATCGGATGTTCT